One Argentina anserina chromosome 6, drPotAnse1.1, whole genome shotgun sequence genomic window, ACAGGTGGCGAGATCGGAGCGGTCGTCGCACTCGAGGGTGATCCGGACCAACCCGAACCGCATTTCCTTGACGAGCTGGTGGGTCAGGATGGAGAGCTCGAGGAGGAGAGCGGGTCGGGTCGAGAGGCGGTCGTGCTGGACGCAGAACCAGACGTGGCCGCGGCGGTGGCCGAAGATGGTGCCGATGACCATGGATTTGGAGGGACGGGGCTGGGCGGAGGAGATGGTGGAGAAGGTGGGGGAGGAAGGGTCGGAATCTTGgccggcggcggaggaggagcgTGGGTCGGGGTCGGGCTGGTCGTCGCGGAGGGAGGTGCTGAGGCGTTTCTTGATGGGAGTGGcggaggaggtggtggaggaggGGGCGAAGCAGGGGAGGAGGAAGCGGCGGAGGGCGTCGGTCTTGGTCATCTTTCTTGGGAATTGGAATTGGGGTTTGGGTTGGTTTCTTGGGATTTGAAAAAGGTGGGGGGGGGTTAgggtttgagagagagagagagagagagaggtgtttGGTCTCTTGGACTGTTGGTCTGGTTGGGGTGGGTGGATTACGATCTGAGAGGGAGTTTGTTTATAGAGACAGAGCGCGGGAAAAGTGAGACAGCCGTTGCAGttagttttcttctttttcgcAGAgaagccccccccccccccaaattgCGACACGTGTATTCCTGTCTACCAAAAtacaatttttcattttctgtttttctttctgGTATTTTCTCTTTCTGGTGTTCTACCAATTATCGTTTTCTAATTAGCATATATCACTATACGTCTCAATTTATACCGAATTTATCTCGAATCGATATGTCCGGTTCAGTTTGGTATCAAGATTTGATATTTACAATCTCGAACTGAATTGAAACTGAATAAATTATTAGTATCGATATCATTATAGGCCGAGTCCCGAACCGAAACAAACCGCTCAGCCCTGCATGCTGCTACAACAGTCAAATTTGAAGCTGTCTATTTCTGTTGGAAAATTGATAAAACGTGGTGTTTGAGTGTAATTGACCCTTATTCCTATGTTCCCTCTAAATTGAGGTGGAGTGTAAAGGGCGAATCGATGAGAATGGGGGACTTTTTCAGTgtgtttcattgtttttcttcatcacaACTAGATGTGATTCTAGAACGGTCACGACCATCAACGTCAGACAGAGAATGGCGTGCGACGAATTCGAAATACAGCAAGTTCAAGGCCCCAAGCACAGCAATGGTGTAGTAGTAGTAATCAAGCCTGTTCTTGTTTAGGTCATTACCACCCAGCCATGATGTATTGCCGTTCAAACTAGTCACTTTCTTGACAATGATGACAAGAATGGAGGTGCAGTAGCTTGCTATGGATAAGCTGAGAAAGAAAGCCGCCCCGGCGAAAGTCCGCATGCTCTTTGGCCATTGTGTTGTGAGCAACTCCATTAAGGCGATGGCTGCAAATGCCTCGATCAATCCTGACAAAGCATACTCCGGCACAAGCAATGCAACAGATATAGGTGACTGGAAAGATCTGTTTGCCAAAGCTGAGTTTCTGCGCTTCGTTTCGGTGAGTCCAGCCACCACCATGCACATAATTGACATCACAATCCCAACCCTGAATCTCATCTCCATTGGCAATCTTCCGGTATCATCATTGTTTCTTCTCTGAGTCCAAGGGATGTAAATGCTTTCGTAGATGATGATCCATGTTGAAAGTGCAATCATCGGTGTGAGACCCGTCCAGGCTGGTGGGATTTCGAAACTGTTTCCGATCTTTCTGTTTGTTTGGATTGCTTGAAAGGTCCCAAATGATGGCATTTGCTGCATTCCTATGAAACAACCAATTCCACATACCCAAACAGGAAACAAAGCTATGACGCATTTGAGTTGCTCAACTTGTTGCACACTGCATAGTCTCCAACCACTTTGAGGGTTGCCATTGCTGTCCAATTCATTTGGATCTACACTTACAGCAGCCTTATCAAGAAACTTGAACCTCTCTGTGTGAGCAAGTGTTTGCTCCGACTCTTGTACAATTGAAGGAGCATCATAGAGGGACTGCCCTGAAGTCTTTGTACTGAACTTGCGGAAATAAGCTACTATCACCCTCATTATGTCCCCAAATGTGCTTCCTTGAGGCTTAACACGAACATACAATTTCCGGCCCAGCAAGAATATCAGAATTGAGAGCGCAAAGCATCCAGCTGGTATAGCAAACCCCAAAAACCAGCTGatatttgtttgtatgtaGACCACTCCGGTCAGAGCTACGAGGAGAGCAATGGTGAACAAAAAGTACCACCAGTTGCAAAAGCTATCTAGCTGTGCTCTTCCCTTCTCCGTTGTGGTGTCAAATTGATCAGCTCCAAAGGCAATGTTGCATGGTCTCAGGCCTCCAGATCCAATAACGAGCAATCCCAGACCAAAATATAGGACCAACTTATGCCATGCAGTGGGTTGTTCGCAATGTGCAGGCAGGAGGAGTTAGTTCATGTAAACTTGCGGTCAATGTCAAGGCTACCATACCCTGTTAGATTGAATGAAGAAGTGTTCATAGAATTGTTATGGAATTTATATCACAAATTTGGACTCTGAATCATTGAGAAGACTCTTACCATGAGGGATGCTATTGAGCTATACAGAAGAGTAGAGAACTTTCCCAAATGACTATCAGCAAGGTAAGCACCGATTAA contains:
- the LOC126800107 gene encoding protein MIZU-KUSSEI 1; this translates as MTKTDALRRFLLPCFAPSSTTSSATPIKKRLSTSLRDDQPDPDPRSSSAAGQDSDPSSPTFSTISSAQPRPSKSMVIGTIFGHRRGHVWFCVQHDRLSTRPALLLELSILTHQLVKEMRFGLVRITLECDDRSDLATCPLRSVPAWALHCNGRKIGFSARRKAGDKVRLMLKAMNSTTVGAGALPAQFGFGSSDSDGPVMYMRANYEHVIGSADSESFHLINPDQFPGQELSVFLLRNLMKLMVLPGTVWWAKTLDLASRICAVVSFSSMWR